Proteins encoded together in one Impatiens glandulifera chromosome 1, dImpGla2.1, whole genome shotgun sequence window:
- the LOC124920933 gene encoding uncharacterized protein LOC124920933: protein MDFKILKLFQILRGSIARRLLLRTMFFALAMAAISLTQIVHDVRTIEPIAMMNFDKCSLNIGYVNHSAHVLPFVSSSSTWARFIETENVTTNVFKELLDKSLIHYESKALCIGEDQESAISALHKSGVSDAVGVHRHPFFSLARKGFVYELEFGDNQFDFVFSRAIDRISIPSLLVTEIERVLKPGGTGAMLVGSGSFFTAGLITSSASFLRNSDIIHLCGIEESLTLVVFKKRIENVGLLELYRLPNDCPSIKANKPMIKYMEPMDGKNGITYLPKLIDISTRKRLVYISINVGELVTWDVMQKLKLMYPMKPGSFNAYVIDHDASAMSLYLKEPGITFVYHPGLAGEGRVLAKVSADEFLSAPQDEDEFDFVKWFQETVLEGDFVILIMNARDVELKMLFKMFESGAICKVDELFIHCSDNEDCQSAACGGCGDLFAGLRKSGVFAHRWPSSGGG, encoded by the coding sequence ATGGATTTCAAGATCCTGAAACTGTTTCAGATCCTCCGTGGGTCAATAGCTAGACGGTTACTTCTCAGGACAATGTTCTTTGCACTAGCTATGGCAGCGATCTCGTTAACCCAAATCGTTCACGATGTTCGAACAATTGAGCCAATTGCCATGATGAATTTCGATAAATGTTCGTTGAATATTGGCTACGTGAATCACTCTGCTCATGTCCTTCCTTTCGTTAGCAGCTCGTCTACATGGGCTCGGTTTATCGAAACCGAGAATGTGACTACCAATGTGTTTAAAGAGCTGTTGGACAAGAGCTTGATTCATTATGAATCTAAAGCTTTATGTATTGGGGAGGATCAAGAATCCGCTATTAGTGCATTGCACAAATCTGGAGTATCGGATGCAGTTGGTGTCCATAGACACCCATTCTTCTCCCTTGCCCGAAAAGGATTCGTATATGAGCTTGAATTTGGTGATAATCAGTTTGATTTTGTATTCTCCAGAGCCATTGATCGGATTTCGATCCCATCTCTTCTTGTTACTGAAATCGAACGTGTCTTGAAACCGGGTGGCACAGGTGCGATGCTAGTTGGTTCCGGAAGCTTCTTCACCGCCGGATTGATAACATCGTCCGCCTCCTTCCTTAGAAATTCAGACATAATTCACCTTTGCGGAATCGAAGAATCGTTAACTCTAGTAGTTTTCAAGAAAAGAATAGAAAACGTCGGTTTGCTCGAGCTGTATCGGCTTCCAAACGATTGCCCGTCAATCAAGGCCAATAAACCAATGATAAAATACATGGAGCCGATGGATGGAAAAAACGGAATAACGTATCTCCCCAAGTTGATCGATATTTCCACGAGGAAGAGGCTTGTGTACATAAGCATAAACGTCGGGGAATTGGTGACATGGGATGTAATGCAGAAGCTTAAGCTGATGTATCCAATGAAGCCGGGCAGTTTCAACGCTTATGTCATTGACCATGATGCGTCTGCAATGTCTTTGTATTTGAAGGAACCCGGGATCACGTTTGTTTATCATCCGGGCCTGGCTGGGGAGGGAAGAGTGTTGGCAAAAGTGAGTGCGGATGAGTTTCTGAGCGCACCGCAAGATGAAGATGAGTTTGATTTCGTTAAATGGTTTCAGGAGACCGTGTTGGAGGGGGACTTTGTGATACTGATAATGAATGCTAGAGATGTGGAACTGAAGATGTTGTTTAAAATGTTTGAGAGCGGGGCGATATGTAAGGTGGATGAACTCTTTATACACTGCTCCGATAATGAGGATTGCCAGAGTGCCGCGTGTGGTGGATGTGGTGACTTGTTTGCAGGACTAAGGAAAAGTGGCGTGTTTGCCCATCGTTGGCCGTCTAGTGGTGGTGGATAG
- the LOC124920723 gene encoding beta-galactosidase 8 — protein MAFEIMRGRRRRRDVLLIFCLTLLGLLATAVSGANVTYDNRALIINGRRRLLVSGSIHYPRSTPDMWPDLIQKSKDGGLDVIETYVFWNIHEPARNQYDFQGRKDLVQFVKVIGKAGLYVHLRIGPYVCAEWNYGGFPLWLHFIPDIKFRTDNEPFKAEMQRFTKKIVDMMKKEKLYASQGGPIILSQIENEYGNVASNYGAAGKSYVQWAASMATSLDTGVPWVMCQQSDAPDPIINTCNGFYCDQFTPNSGNKPKMWTENWTGWFSSFGGAIPYRPVEDIAFSVVRFYQRGGTLQNYYMYHGGTNFGRTTGGPFISTSYDYDAPIDEYGLIRQPKWGHLKDVHQAIKLCEEALLTASPTVTSLGSNLEASVYKTGSGVCCAFLANYDTHTDALVRFNNNSYQLPAWSVSILPDCKNVVLNTAKINSAVSIPKFVDRCVKETPIWSWFSEPIGISSDNAFPKTGLLEQINTTADASDYLWYSMSINITGDEPFLHDGDQTTLQVESLGHVLHVYVNGKLAGSGKGNSGNSKVSIQIPIILVPGQNKLDLLSSTVGLENYGAFFDLTGAGVTGPVILKSSSNGSSIDLSSQEWTYQVGLKGEALNLPTGNSSVWTSDSSLPKNQSLIWYKRSIDAPTSSDNPVAIDFTGMGKGEAWVNGQSIGRYWPTFIAPTTGCSVSCNYKGPYSSNKCLNNCGKPSQTLYHIPRSWLKPTGNTLILFEEIAGDPTQISLNTREMGSVCSRVSETHPQPVKNWNDELKGPGPMISLECPFPNQIISSIKFASFGTPQGTCGSFKQSRCHSQKTLSIIQKACVGSSSCSVGVSVDTFGDPCSKVSKTLAVEASCT, from the exons ATGGCTTTCGAAATTATGAgagggaggaggaggaggagagacGTTTTACTCATTTTCTGCCTCACGCTTCTCGGACTGCTCGCAACAGCGGTTTCTGGCGCCAATGTGACTTACGATAACCGTGCTTTGATCATCAACGGCCGCCGGAGGCTTCTGGTCTCAGGTTCCATTCATTATCCTCGCAGCACTCCTGAC ATGTGGCCAGACCTTATTCAGAAATCCAAGGACGGTGGCTTGGATGTAATCGAGACCTACGTATTCTGGAATATCCATGAACCAGCTCGTAACCAG TACGATTTTCAAGGGAGAAAAGACTTGGTGCAATTTGTGAAAGTTATTGGTAAAGCTGGCCTTTATGTTCATCTTCGCATAGGTCCTTATGTTTGTGCTGAATGGAACTATGG AGGTTTCCCGCTTTGGTTGCATTTCATACCTGATATCAAGTTTCGGACTGACAATGAGCCATTCAAA GCTGAAATGCAGAGATTCACTAAGAAGATTGTGGACatgatgaagaaagaaaaactctATGCTTCGCAAGGAGGGCCAATCATTTTATCTCAG ATTGAGAATGAGTATGGGAATGTTGCTTCAAACTATGGAGCTGCTGGAAAATCATATGTTCAATGGGCTGCATCTATGGCTACATCTTTAGATACAGGGGTTCCATGGGTGATGTGCCAACAATCAGATGCTCCTGATCCTATC ATTAATACTTGCAATGGATTTTACTGCGACCAATTTACTCCCAACTCTGGAAACAAACCAAAAATGTGGACAGAGAATTGGACTGGGTG GTTTAGTTCATTTGGTGGTGCTATTCCATATAGACCTGTGGAAGACATTGCCTTTTCTGTAGTACGTTTCTATCAGCGAGGTGGCACCTTGCAGAATTATTACATG TATCATGGTGGGACTAACTTTGGAAGAACCACTGGTGGACCATTTATCTCCACAAGCTATGATTATGATGCTCCAATTGATGAATATG GACTTATTCGTCAGCCTAAGTGGGGCCACCTAAAAGATGTCCATCAAGCTATAAAACTTTGTGAAGAAGCACTGTTGACCGCTAGTCCAACAGTTACATCTCTTGGTTCAAATTTGGAG GCCAGTGTTTATAAAACAGGGTCAGGGGTGTGTTGTGCTTTTCTCGCCAATTATGATACTCATACTGATGCATTAGTGAGATTCAATAACAATTCATACCAATTACCTGCATGGTCTGTGAGCATCTTACCTGACTGTAAGAATGTTGTACTAAATACTGCAAAG ATTAACTCGGCAGTTAGCATCCCAAAATTTGTGGACCGTTGTGTGAAAGAGACACCAATTTGGAGTTGGTTTTCCGAACCAATTGGGATCTCTAGTGACAATGCATTCCCTAAAACTGGATTGTTGGAGCAAATTAATACTACAGCAGATGCAAGTGATTATCTGTGGTATTCAATGAG CATTAACATTACAGGAGATGAGCCTTTCCTTCACGATGGTGATCAAACAACACTTCAAGTAGAGTCTCTTGGACATGTCCTCCATGTATATGTTAATGGAAAGCTTGCAG GGAGTGGGAAAGGAAATAGTGGGAATTCAAAGGTTTCCATCCAGATTCCTATCATACTTGTACCTGGACAGAACAAACTTGATCTCCTGAGTTCAACTGTTGGGCTTGAG AATTATGGAGCATTCTTTGACTTGACGGGTGCTGGGGTAACTGGTCCTGTGATACTGAAAAGTTCCAGCAATGGTTCTTCTATTGATCTCTCTTCGCAGGAATGGACATACCAG GTTGGACTAAAAGGTGAAGCATTAAATCTCCCAACTGGTAATTCATCAGTTTGGACGTCTGATTCATCCTTACCCAAGAACCAGTCCTTGATTTGGTACAAG AGGAGTATTGATGCCCCTACTAGTAGCGACAATCCAGTAGCGATAGACTTCACTGGGATGGGAAAGGGAGAGGCTTGGGTGAATGGACAAAGCATTGGGCGTTACTGGCCAACCTTTATTGCTCCAACAACGGGCTGCAGTGTCTCATGTAACTACAAGGGTCCCTATAGTTCGAACAAATGTCTTAACAATTGTGGGAAGCCGTCTCAAACATT GTACCATATACCTCGATCGTGGTTAAAGCCAACGGGAAACACCCTTATTCTGTTTGAGGAAATTGCTGGGGACCCGACTCAGATCTCCTTGAACACAAGAGAGATGGGAAGTGTTTGTTCACGCGTTTCTGAGACTCATCCACAACCAGTGAAGAATTGGAATGATGAACTAAAGGGACCAGGACCCATGATATCCTTAGAATGCCCTTTCCCTAATCAGATCATCTCATCAATCAAGTTTGCAAGTTTTGGAACTCCACAGGGAACCTGCGGGAGTTTCAAGCAAAGCCGTTGCCACAGCCAGAAAACTCTTTCCATCATACAAAAG GCATGTGTGGGATCAAGCAGTTGTAGTGTTGGAGTGTCTGTTGATACGTTTGGGGATCCTTGTTCTAAAGTGTCCAAGACTCTCGCAGTTGAAGCTTCATGCACATGA
- the LOC124920725 gene encoding uncharacterized protein LOC124920725 yields MAGKHIAEITKAKSRTKKKNKNGGGAGNHQENGKVTKPTKRIQKDDSRNKKKIVNVIVDKQERDDDVVIIPDSASESQSEKQNLQGYENREVASDTEDDDVHQGNGEEDEEVESLKIQNLISTKEGNDTKKKKKINETAAMYSFPMHRVSRMIKADDPDIRITQEAVFLINKASEKFLKLFTKEGYAFSSLEKKKHVEYKHLSSVVCKKRRFDFLSDFVPEKVKAENALTETPTDNP; encoded by the exons ATGGCGGGCAAACATATAGCAGAGATAACAAAAGCGAAATCAagaacgaagaagaagaacaagaatgGAGGAGGAGCAGGTAATCATCAAGAGAATGGGAAGGTAACTAAGCCGACTAAAAGGATTCAGAAAGATGATTCTAGAAATAAGAAGAAGATTGTTAATGTCATTGTCGATAAACAAGAACGCGATGACGACGTTGTTATCATTCCAGATTCGGCATCGGAATCCCAATCTGAAAAGCAAAACCTACAAGGATATGAAAACAGAGAGGTGGCGTCCGACACTGAAGACGATGATGTTCATCAAGGCAATGGAGAGGAAGATGAGGAAGTTGAAAGCCTCAAAATCCAGAATCTGATCTCCACGAAAGAAGGAAACGatacaaagaagaagaagaagattaacgAAACTGCTGCTATGTATTCTTTTCCGATGCATCGTGTAAGCCGTATGATTAAAGCGGATGATCCAGACATTCGTATTACTCAGGAGGCCGTCTTCCTCATCAATAAAGCTTCC GAGAAGTTTCTTAAACTATTTACCAAAGAGGGTTATGCTTTTTCTTCCCTTGAGAAGAAGAAACATGTTGAATACAAGCACTTAT CCTCTGTTGTTTGTAAGAAGAGGAGGTTTGATTTTCTTTCAG ATTTTGTTCCTGAGAAGGTGAAAGCTGAGAATGCACTTACAGAAACACCAACAGACAATCCTTGA